TCCAATTCCACAAGCTTTAATTCTTTCACCTAAAGTATCCACTATGTCTGAAGTTAAATATCTAGAATCTGTCCTTGGATATGTGAGTATTTTATGAGTTTCATAGAGCCTTTGCATTACAGACAAAGTTTCTTTTGCAGAATATCCAAAAATTTTATTCGCATCTCTCTGAAGCTCTGTCAAATCATACAATCTAGGAGAATAACTTTTTTTATAAGTTTTCTCTACATCATAAACCTGTGCATCTTTTTTCTCAATTGAAGCAAGTATTTTATCACATTTTTTCTCATCAAATGTTCTTATATCTTTTGTGTGGTTATCTTGCCATACTAATTTTAAATCCTTAGTCGTAGCAACAATACCATAAAACTCTTTTTCTTTAAAGTTCTTAATTTCCTCTTCTCTTTTGGCAACCATGAAAAGAGTGGGCGTTTGAACTCTACCACAAGAAAGTTGAGCATTGTACTTGCAAGTCAAAGCACGAGTAGCATTTATCCCTACAATCCAATCTGCCTCAGCTCGAGCTACAGCTGATGCATAAAGATTTTCATATTCTTTCCCATCTCTCAGTTTGTTAAATCCATCTCTAATAGCTTTGTCTGTAACAGAAGAAATCCAAAGTCTTTTGATAGGTTTCCTTATATTAGCTTTTTCAATGATCCACCTTGCAACAAGTTCCCCTTCTCTACCTGCATCAGTTGCAATAACAATTTGTGATACATCTTTCCTGTTCATTTGCTCTTTAACAATATAAAACTGCTTTTGGGTTTGTTTAATGACGACTAATTTCATATGAGATGGAAGTATTGGCAAATCTTCAATTCTCCATGATTTATAACTTTTGTTGTATTCTTCAGGGTCTGCAAGTGTGACTAAATGACCCAATGCCCAAGTAACAATATATTTATCTCCTTCTAGGTATCCATTACCTTTTTTGTTGCATTTCAATACTCTGGCTATATCTCTCCCAACAGATGGCTTTTCCGCTAATACTAATATTTTATTCATTTCTTCATCCTTTCAAATATCTATATTTATTTTTTAATTTTTTTGTTCCTCTATCTTTTCAACCAATTCATTCAAATAAACCCATCTTTCCATCTTTTTATCTAATTCAGAATTTAAATTGTCCTTTTCTTCAAGCAACTCTTGTAAAAGTAAATAGTCCGTAGAAGCTCCTTCTATTTTTTCATCAATTTCACGAATTTTATCTTCAAGTTCTAAAATGATTCCATCTATTTCCTCGTACTCTCTCTGTTCTTTATAGGATAATTTTAAAGGCTTGTTCTCCGCCTTTAGTTTTTCTTTTTTAGGAACTTTTTTAGTCTCCTTGTTGATTTCTTGTTTCTTGTCCTTAACATTTTGTTTGAGACTCCAGTAGTTTCCTGTGTATTGAACTATTTTCCCATCTCCTTCAAACACAAAAATTTTATCTACTACTTTATCTAGAAAATATCTATCATGAGAAACTACAACAACTGCTCCTGAAAATTCTTCAAGATAATCCTCTAAAATAGTGAGGGTTTCTATATCCAAATCATTCGTTGGCTCATCTAGCAACAATACATTTGGCGCTTCCATGAGAACTCTAAGCAAATGGAGTCTTCTTTTTTCTCCTCCAGATAGTTTTCCTATTAGAGTCCATTGTACTGCCGGTGGAAACAAGAATTTCTCCAACATTTGAGAAGCACTGATTTTAGCCCCATCTGATGTTGTTATATAATCTGAACCTTCCTTGACATAATCTATAACTCTCATATTGTCATCTATATGATAAGTTTCTTGGGAATACAATCCTATCTTTACCGTATCCCCCACATCTACTTTTCCCATATCAGGATCAAGTTTCTTTGCCATAATATTTATAAGGGTAGACTTACCGCCACCATTTGGCCCTAATATTCCAATCCTGTCATTTTTCAATAAAATATAATCAAAATCATCTATTACTTTTTTATCATCAAAAGATTTACTTATATGATCAATTTCTATTACTTTTTTGCCAAGCCGTCTACTTCCTACTGATATTTCAAGCTTTTCATCAGGTAAATCCCCTACTTTTTCATTTAGTTCATTAAAACGCCCTATTCTAGCTTTTTGCTTTGTAGAACGGGCCTTTGCACCTTGTTTCATCCAAGCTAACTCTTTTCTGAGTAAACTTTGTCTTTTTTTCTCACTGGCAACTTTCATCTCTTCTCTTTCCAGCTTCTTCTCAAGATAATTGTTATAATTTCCTTCATAGGAATAAAGATTGCCATTATCAAGCTCAATAATTTTGTTAACTACCATATCCAAAAAATATCTATCATGAGTTATCATGAGTAGTGCACCTTTCCTTTTGCCAAGGTATTCCTCTAGCCATTCTATTGTATCATTGTCAAGATGATTTGTTGGCTCGTCCAGTATAAGTAACTCTGACGGATTTATCAAAGCACTGGCCAGTGCAATTCTCTTTTTTTGTCCTCCTGATAAACATTCTACTTTCGCCTTAAAATCTGATATACCAAGCTTTGTCAATACAGCTTTTGCCTCATTTTCTAAATTCCAAAGATTCATTGCATCCATTTCATTGGTAAGCTTAAGTAGTTCTTCACTTGATGTATTGGTACTACTTATAGCCTCATGATATTGCCTAATCAATATCATGTTTTTAGAATTACCTTTAAAAACTTGTTCTTCTACAGTAGCATTGGGATCAAAAGAAATTTTTTGAGGAAGATATTCTATTCTAACCGAACTCCCTTTGACAACTGCGCCTTCATCTGCTTCTTCCATCCCTGCAATTATCTTCAAAAGCGTAGTTTTACCAGTACCATTTATACCTATGAGACCAATTTTATCTCCCTCATTTATCCCTAAATTTATATTTTTAAACAATTGTTTCTCATTATAGCTTTTTGAAATGTTTTCTACATTTAATAAATTCATGTTTTTCCCCTTCTATAATCTTTCTTTAATTACAACAAATATTATAACACATTAGCATATTTCTTAGCATTAACTGGTTTTTAATGTCCCTATCCATTTATACATTTTTTCACTAATATATGGCTATTATAACTTATATAAATAACAGTTTTATTATATAATCGTTGCAAATAAATTGGTATAAGTGCAGCTTATATTAAGTATTATATCTATTTATTTTACTTATACCCTGAAATAGCATATATTATAATTGAAAGATGATTCTTGAGTTTAAAATAAAACTTTAAGGAGTGATTTAAATGGAAAGAATGGTTGGAACTGTTGCTAGGGGGCTTCGTGCTCCAATTGTAAAAAAAGGAGATAATATAGTCGATGTAGTTGTAGATACTGTATTGAAAGCTTCAGAAGCAGAAAATTTTTCTATAGATGATAAGGACATAGTTGCTGTAACTGAATCTGTAGTTGCTCGTACTCAGGGAAACTATGCAAATATAGATGATATTGCAAAAGATATACATGAAAAATTTGGTGAAGATTCTATTGGCATTATATTTCCTATTTTAAGTCGTAACCGTTTTGCCATTTGTCTTCGTGGAATTGCAAAAGGAACTAAAAAAATCGTATTAATGCTTAGCTATCCATCTGATGAAGTAGGAAATCATTTAGTTGATATGGATTCACTTGATAAAAGAGGAGTAAACCCTTGGACAGATGTCTTAACAGAAAGCCAATTTCGAGAACTTTTTGGATACAATAAACATCCCTTTACTGGTGTAGACTATATTGAATATTATAAATCTCTAATCGAAGAACATGGAACCGAATGCCAAATTGTCTTCTCAAACAATCCAAAGACTATTTTAAATTACACAAAAAATGTTCTTACCTGTGATATCCATTCAAGATTTAGAACCAAAAGAATATTAAAAGAGAACGGTGGAGAAAAAATTTATAGCCTTGATGAAATCCTAACGACATCTATTGATGGAAGTGGATATAATGAAAAATATGGACTTTTAGGTTCAAATAAAGCAACAGAAGAAAGTATCAAACTTTTCCCAAGAGATTGCCAACCTATTGTAGATAATATTCAAGCTATCCTTAAAGAAAAAACAGGAAAAAATGTTGAAGTTATGATTTATGGTGATGGTGCATTTAAAGACCCTGTAGGAAAGATTTGGGAACTAGCTGATCCTATTGTATCCCCTGCTTATACAGTTGGTTTGGAAGGAACTCCTAATGAAATAAAGATAAAATATCTTGCAGATAACAATTTTCCTAATTTAAAGGGCGAAGAACTTAAACGTGCTATCTCCCAATATATTGAAAACAAAGAATCAAATTTAGTAGGCAATATGGAATCTCAAGGAACTACTCCTAGAAGGCTTACTGACCTTATAGGTTCTCTTTGTGATTTAACTTCAGGAAGTGGAGATAAAGGTACACCTATTGTATATATCAAGGGCTATTTTGACAATTATACAAAATAAATTAGGGCGACTAAAAATCGCCCTAATTTATTTTTCCTTTAAACTATTTTGCTATAGGATATATTACTTTCATAGTAAAATATTCAACCCAATCAGTTGAAACTACTATCTTATATTTTCCAATTGCTGAAGCATCATAGGAAATTGAATTGGTCCCTTTGGCAACCATATTTCCAGATGAATCATATAGTTTCATAGATAAATCTGATCCAAAGTACATATCTGACAATTCAACTGTTATTTTACCAGTTGCAGTAACATCAATATCTTTTTCATATGAACCCCACCAAGAAGCAGAGCCAGAATAAGTTTCTGTAACATATTCAGTTCCTGGTTCCTCAACTTCATTTTCGACAACAACTGATATTTCTTCAGATATTCCTACATTTCCTGCTGCATCATATGCTTTCACTTGAATTTTATGAGTACCATTTGATACTTTTGTTGTATCCCAATTCATACTATATGGAACCCTTGTACTTGTCCCAATATTTTCTCCATCAACATAAAATTCAACTTTAATTATTCCAATATTGTCATTAGCATCTGCAGTTATGGATACATTGCCATTTACAGTTGCTCCGTTTGATGGAGAGGTTATATTACATATTGGTGCTTCTACGTCTCCGCTTGCTGTTCCAAAATCTCCTGATGCAAACAATGCAAATGACTGAGGCCCTTGGGGTACATTATATGCTATTACCTCAACCTTGTAATTTCCTAATTCCGGATTTTCTATAAATATATTTTCAACATTGTTTAAACGATCAATTTCACTATCAAATGGTTTTGTAAAATCATTGCCATAATAAACAACTCCTGATGGAGAAGTTATTTTTAAATCTAAATCATTCACAAGAGCTTTTGAAGCTGAAGTGGACCCTGGATAATCAGTCCAAACAAGAGAAGCCTTTAAAGGAGTTTTATCAGATTTAATTGAATAAGTGTAATTTACAACTTGTCCAGTGGACAAGCTCCTTTCTTGATCACTATATTCATATTGTTTTGATTTCAATGAATCTACAAGATTTATACGTCCCCATCCTTGATCACGACTTGGATATCCATATCCCATATCAGTAGCACCATTTACCACCGCAGCCTTCATCATTGCAGAACTTGGAGTATGGTTCCATTCTTTCATCATATACTCTCTCGCAATTGCAACAGCACCTGCTGTAAGAGGAGTAGCCATTGAAGTTCCACCCATATAGGCATAATAATCATTGTATTCTCCCCAGAAATTACTTGTTGGTGCCTTTGAGGATTTTGTTGAAAGAATCCATGTTCCTGGAGCTACTATATCAGGTTTTACTCTTCCATCCTTGCAAGTACCACGACTAGAAAATGAGGCAATTTCATTTGGATTGTCGCCAAGTTGTCCTTTTTCTGGCCTATAATTTTCTGAAGCACCAACAGTTATACAGTTTTTTGCAGTGCCTGGAGACCCTATTGAATTATATACTGTAGTACCACTAATTTTTGAGTATCCCTCATTTCCTGCTGCAAAAAGTATAATCATATTGTTGTTTCCCCAAAGGTATTCATCAACTTGTCTTGAATTCGTATTATAAACTCCAGAGCCAGAGGCACCCCACGAATTGGTGTGAATTCGTGCACCTTCATTCCATGATTGTCTAAATAAGTCATTTAAATCATTTGGAAGACCGCCAAGACCATTTCGCGAATCCAATACTGATTGAAATACAAGATGTGCTCTAGGAGCCATTCCCTTAATTTGACCATTAGATCTTGAACCATCGCCCAATACTGAACCTGCAACATGAGTTCCATGCCCATGAGGATCATCTGCTGTACTCCTTCCCAATGGGATAATTCTATCTATTCTTCCCTGAAAGTCCCTATGCATACTACTATCATTTTTCCCTGTATCAAGTCCTGTATCAGCAATACCTACGACTTGTCCTTCGCCCGTGTATCCCAAATTCCATATACCTTCTGTACCCATATATTCTTTAGCTACATCATTAAATAATTGAAATTCAGGAACTGGTTCAATAAACTTAACAGAGTTTAAATTTGCGAGTTTCATTATTTCTTCGCTATCTATCAATGCAATTATACTATCTGGATCATTTTCCATTTCTTTTATGTTAAATGATTGTATTTGATTTTCTGCATTAGTATCATCAAATGTAAGAATTCTAACCTTTATTTCTCCCATGTCCTTTATATTACCAAAATCATCTACAAAATCTGGATCTATTTTAAATAAAGGCTCATAAACAATAACATCCTTGACATATGAAATTTTACTTACACTTTCAGCAACTTCAGGAGTCATCATCACTAAAAATGAAAAATCTGGAATATACTCTTCTATTATAGCTCCTGAATTCTCAATTTCTGTTTTCATATAATCATACACTGGTCCATCAAAACTAACTACATAAGGTCCTGTTTCTCCGTTGTCATAAATCTTATTAGTGAGGGTGCTTGAAACACTAGGTTTCGCTTTTGTATTGTTCTCCATTCCTTTTAAATAAATAGTTGGAGAATTAGGATTTTCCTCTGCACTAACTGGCAGTGATGCTGAAAAGATAGAAAGTAAAAGCACAGCTGTCAAAATCAGACTTATATTGCGCTTAAAAAACTTTCTCACATTAAACCCT
This is a stretch of genomic DNA from Sporanaerobacter acetigenes DSM 13106. It encodes these proteins:
- a CDS encoding ABC-F family ATP-binding cassette domain-containing protein yields the protein MNLLNVENISKSYNEKQLFKNINLGINEGDKIGLIGINGTGKTTLLKIIAGMEEADEGAVVKGSSVRIEYLPQKISFDPNATVEEQVFKGNSKNMILIRQYHEAISSTNTSSEELLKLTNEMDAMNLWNLENEAKAVLTKLGISDFKAKVECLSGGQKKRIALASALINPSELLILDEPTNHLDNDTIEWLEEYLGKRKGALLMITHDRYFLDMVVNKIIELDNGNLYSYEGNYNNYLEKKLEREEMKVASEKKRQSLLRKELAWMKQGAKARSTKQKARIGRFNELNEKVGDLPDEKLEISVGSRRLGKKVIEIDHISKSFDDKKVIDDFDYILLKNDRIGILGPNGGGKSTLINIMAKKLDPDMGKVDVGDTVKIGLYSQETYHIDDNMRVIDYVKEGSDYITTSDGAKISASQMLEKFLFPPAVQWTLIGKLSGGEKRRLHLLRVLMEAPNVLLLDEPTNDLDIETLTILEDYLEEFSGAVVVVSHDRYFLDKVVDKIFVFEGDGKIVQYTGNYWSLKQNVKDKKQEINKETKKVPKKEKLKAENKPLKLSYKEQREYEEIDGIILELEDKIREIDEKIEGASTDYLLLQELLEEKDNLNSELDKKMERWVYLNELVEKIEEQKN
- a CDS encoding coenzyme F420-0:L-glutamate ligase, with the translated sequence MERMVGTVARGLRAPIVKKGDNIVDVVVDTVLKASEAENFSIDDKDIVAVTESVVARTQGNYANIDDIAKDIHEKFGEDSIGIIFPILSRNRFAICLRGIAKGTKKIVLMLSYPSDEVGNHLVDMDSLDKRGVNPWTDVLTESQFRELFGYNKHPFTGVDYIEYYKSLIEEHGTECQIVFSNNPKTILNYTKNVLTCDIHSRFRTKRILKENGGEKIYSLDEILTTSIDGSGYNEKYGLLGSNKATEESIKLFPRDCQPIVDNIQAILKEKTGKNVEVMIYGDGAFKDPVGKIWELADPIVSPAYTVGLEGTPNEIKIKYLADNNFPNLKGEELKRAISQYIENKESNLVGNMESQGTTPRRLTDLIGSLCDLTSGSGDKGTPIVYIKGYFDNYTK
- a CDS encoding S8 family serine peptidase: MRKFFKRNISLILTAVLLLSIFSASLPVSAEENPNSPTIYLKGMENNTKAKPSVSSTLTNKIYDNGETGPYVVSFDGPVYDYMKTEIENSGAIIEEYIPDFSFLVMMTPEVAESVSKISYVKDVIVYEPLFKIDPDFVDDFGNIKDMGEIKVRILTFDDTNAENQIQSFNIKEMENDPDSIIALIDSEEIMKLANLNSVKFIEPVPEFQLFNDVAKEYMGTEGIWNLGYTGEGQVVGIADTGLDTGKNDSSMHRDFQGRIDRIIPLGRSTADDPHGHGTHVAGSVLGDGSRSNGQIKGMAPRAHLVFQSVLDSRNGLGGLPNDLNDLFRQSWNEGARIHTNSWGASGSGVYNTNSRQVDEYLWGNNNMIILFAAGNEGYSKISGTTVYNSIGSPGTAKNCITVGASENYRPEKGQLGDNPNEIASFSSRGTCKDGRVKPDIVAPGTWILSTKSSKAPTSNFWGEYNDYYAYMGGTSMATPLTAGAVAIAREYMMKEWNHTPSSAMMKAAVVNGATDMGYGYPSRDQGWGRINLVDSLKSKQYEYSDQERSLSTGQVVNYTYSIKSDKTPLKASLVWTDYPGSTSASKALVNDLDLKITSPSGVVYYGNDFTKPFDSEIDRLNNVENIFIENPELGNYKVEVIAYNVPQGPQSFALFASGDFGTASGDVEAPICNITSPSNGATVNGNVSITADANDNIGIIKVEFYVDGENIGTSTRVPYSMNWDTTKVSNGTHKIQVKAYDAAGNVGISEEISVVVENEVEEPGTEYVTETYSGSASWWGSYEKDIDVTATGKITVELSDMYFGSDLSMKLYDSSGNMVAKGTNSISYDASAIGKYKIVVSTDWVEYFTMKVIYPIAK